A DNA window from Streptomyces canus contains the following coding sequences:
- a CDS encoding SGNH/GDSL hydrolase family protein: protein MQPPAPRHLSRRTLVTATAAGLVAAVTAPSRASSAAPARFHTVGRVEAAADGFVRYSWPGIYFEGRFRGTGVGVVLDDSVNDYDVQIDGRTTATLVTPGRTTAWVKGLTDTEHRVRLVKRTECPWAEGRFGGFVAAPGGAILARPSARRRQIEFIGDSNTAGYGNVSGTRDCSNNGGVDRNTNSDLSFGALTARRLGADYQINAFSGRGMVRNYNGSSPGTDFRTYYDRALLSVEGDVWQKPADWRPQAVVIGLGLNDFSTPLNPGERWSTEAELVAAYESAYHGFLDKLRARYGPRTFLVVSATNLGSSPFAETTQRIVRTRTAQGDERVGHWYYDDPGLDHLGCDWHPSARDHRIISGLLDDHLAALPLRWGPTASAPPHTGPVLS, encoded by the coding sequence ATGCAGCCCCCTGCGCCCCGTCACTTATCCCGTAGAACACTGGTGACCGCCACCGCCGCCGGCCTGGTCGCCGCCGTCACCGCTCCCTCGCGGGCGTCCAGCGCCGCCCCGGCCCGCTTCCACACGGTGGGCCGGGTCGAAGCGGCCGCCGACGGGTTCGTGCGGTACAGCTGGCCCGGCATCTACTTCGAGGGCCGCTTCCGCGGTACCGGCGTCGGCGTTGTCCTCGACGACTCCGTCAACGACTACGACGTCCAGATAGACGGCAGGACCACGGCCACCCTCGTGACCCCGGGCCGAACCACCGCCTGGGTCAAGGGGCTCACCGACACCGAGCATCGCGTGCGGCTCGTCAAGCGGACGGAATGCCCTTGGGCCGAGGGCCGGTTCGGCGGCTTCGTCGCCGCTCCGGGCGGTGCGATCCTCGCCAGGCCGTCCGCCCGGCGCAGGCAGATCGAGTTCATCGGCGACTCCAACACCGCGGGCTACGGCAACGTCTCCGGCACGCGTGACTGTTCGAACAACGGGGGAGTCGACCGGAACACCAACTCCGACCTCTCCTTCGGCGCCCTCACCGCCCGACGCCTCGGCGCCGACTACCAGATCAACGCCTTTTCCGGCCGTGGCATGGTCCGCAACTACAACGGCAGCAGCCCCGGCACCGACTTCCGCACCTACTACGACCGTGCCCTGCTGAGCGTGGAGGGCGACGTCTGGCAGAAGCCGGCCGACTGGAGGCCGCAGGCCGTCGTCATCGGACTGGGGCTCAACGACTTCTCGACACCCCTCAACCCGGGGGAGCGTTGGAGCACGGAGGCCGAACTGGTCGCCGCCTACGAGTCCGCCTACCACGGCTTTCTCGACAAACTGCGTGCCCGCTACGGCCCCAGGACGTTCCTCGTCGTCAGCGCCACCAACCTGGGCTCCAGCCCGTTCGCCGAGACCACCCAGCGCATCGTCCGCACGCGCACAGCGCAGGGCGACGAACGGGTCGGCCACTGGTACTACGACGACCCCGGCCTGGACCACCTGGGCTGCGACTGGCATCCCTCCGCGCGGGACCACCGGATCATCTCCGGCCTTCTCGACGACCACCTTGCCGCGCTTCCGCTGCGCTGGGGGCCGACGGCGTCAGCTCCCCCTCATACCGGTCCGGTGCTCAGTTGA
- a CDS encoding SCO2400 family protein translates to MVQSTQEDQMDYCSSCRRHLNGALACPGCGAYAPDIAPPAHIYATTGVAAAAWDEAPTWHDTGLHEEPVAGSDPAEVPSDDVTDAPVAAEGRAARRRQRDRWRKNQRKAVVATAVALVGGGLTVSAMSQQSNVRTQAATSPDNRSMGVAELPTSDDALPGSTPAKAQQASSNTPSKSVTSHRRTGDAASTTTRSSVRTDSATSSTPTATTASQSHAHTTVSTSVAAGVDTGGTTGSTGTTGTTGTTTEQTPSSTATDTTTTTNTGTSSNNSQTSQTTSSSSATDPSGLCVLNLLCIN, encoded by the coding sequence ATGGTGCAGTCGACTCAGGAAGACCAGATGGACTACTGCTCCTCGTGCCGTCGGCATCTCAACGGGGCCCTGGCGTGTCCCGGATGCGGCGCCTACGCCCCGGACATCGCTCCCCCCGCCCACATCTACGCGACGACGGGCGTGGCGGCAGCGGCATGGGACGAAGCACCCACGTGGCACGACACGGGACTCCACGAGGAGCCGGTGGCCGGATCCGACCCGGCCGAAGTGCCGTCCGACGACGTGACGGACGCGCCGGTGGCGGCGGAGGGCCGGGCGGCGCGCCGACGTCAGCGGGACCGCTGGCGGAAGAACCAGCGCAAGGCGGTGGTCGCGACCGCCGTCGCCCTCGTCGGTGGTGGCCTGACCGTCTCCGCGATGAGCCAGCAGTCCAACGTCCGGACGCAGGCGGCCACTTCGCCGGACAACCGGTCCATGGGCGTGGCGGAGTTGCCGACCTCGGACGACGCACTCCCGGGATCGACGCCCGCCAAGGCACAGCAGGCGTCCTCGAACACGCCCTCCAAGTCGGTCACCTCGCACCGGCGGACGGGCGACGCGGCGTCCACGACGACCCGGTCGTCGGTCCGCACGGACTCCGCCACCTCCTCCACGCCCACGGCGACGACCGCCTCGCAGTCGCATGCGCATACCACGGTCTCCACGTCGGTCGCGGCGGGCGTCGACACCGGCGGCACGACGGGCTCGACCGGCACCACCGGCACCACCGGCACGACGACGGAGCAGACCCCTTCGTCCACGGCCACGGACACCACGACGACCACGAACACGGGCACGAGCAGCAACAACTCGCAGACTTCACAGACGACTTCCTCGTCCTCCGCGACCGATCCGTCGGGGCTGTGCGTGCTCAACCTGCTCTGCATCAACTGA
- a CDS encoding TetR/AcrR family transcriptional regulator, whose translation MSSRVPQERRRRRPTRSGVLLSEDLIVQTALRLIGEHGPEALSVRRLGAALGCDPTALYRYFHDTDDLVLAIADRIISDAMAGFVPGEDWVASLREMALRVRAGYLAHPRAAAMAAHRVTRRRSEIQAVDTGIGLLLSAGFEPAAAARLYLAFIDTVLSHAATDAAFRALPRQQREADQRAWRDVYQDLDPVAYPALTTVRRELPGMADSSFEEAVDLLLEALAARAPARRTSTEGSSPG comes from the coding sequence ATGTCCAGCCGTGTCCCGCAGGAGCGCCGACGCCGGCGGCCCACCCGCTCCGGAGTCCTGCTGTCCGAGGACCTCATCGTGCAGACGGCCCTGCGGCTGATCGGCGAGCACGGTCCGGAAGCGCTGAGCGTGCGTCGGCTCGGCGCGGCGCTGGGCTGCGACCCGACCGCCCTCTACCGCTATTTCCACGACACCGACGACCTGGTGCTCGCCATCGCGGACCGGATCATCAGTGACGCGATGGCGGGGTTCGTCCCTGGGGAGGACTGGGTGGCCTCGCTGCGCGAGATGGCCCTGCGGGTCCGTGCCGGCTACCTCGCCCATCCGCGGGCGGCCGCCATGGCCGCGCACCGGGTGACCCGGCGCAGGAGCGAGATCCAGGCGGTGGACACGGGGATCGGCCTGCTGCTCTCCGCGGGCTTCGAGCCGGCCGCCGCCGCGCGCCTGTACCTGGCCTTCATCGACACCGTGCTCAGCCACGCGGCCACCGACGCGGCGTTCCGGGCACTCCCCCGGCAGCAGCGCGAGGCCGACCAGCGGGCGTGGCGGGACGTCTACCAGGACCTGGACCCGGTGGCGTACCCGGCGCTCACCACGGTACGGCGCGAGTTGCCGGGCATGGCGGACAGCTCGTTCGAGGAGGCGGTGGACCTGCTGCTGGAGGCGTTGGCGGCGCGCGCACCGGCGCGCCGAACGTCCACAGAGGGTTCGTCACCCGGATGA
- a CDS encoding APC family permease has protein sequence MSSAPPPPPPPSAPGSALRRSLGVVDGVAIAASSTAATTSIAIGMGTIATIVGLQAPALLLLAFLPVLGIATAYARLNRSEPNCGNGYVWVGRALGPWPGFLTGWVTLVGSVIFCAYTSAIMGSVVLAFANKAGLHSLGGIALDPTSTGVTTAVGLVILLGLTALAVTGVRSATRFQFALLIFEYAVLLAFCGWALVTGDHAVSLSWFNPFEISSGTTFAQGMVLAVFFFWGWDAAFSVNEETKSPGDAARGGLIALFAMLGLFLFASVAFQREMSLAELVRNGPQALPYLGEKLAAEPWATLPLVALMFSAVASVQATLIPTARGLFAMSRDRTMGPVWTRIHPRHGTPAAGTVLVMSIAGVIALLAVAIPKLSDMLLAAVNAIGLIVALYYGLTALACAVRFRSARHEGAREALLAIGVPAVSGLILLGLGGYLGYSYLTMSDHFELSPDNGWFMFSLPAVIVLAGLGMAAVAKYVRHSPYFSTGRGTDAESLTLPMDRTAV, from the coding sequence ATGTCGTCAGCACCCCCGCCCCCGCCTCCGCCCTCCGCGCCGGGCTCGGCCCTGCGCCGTTCCCTCGGCGTAGTCGACGGCGTGGCCATCGCCGCGTCCAGCACCGCGGCCACCACCAGCATCGCCATCGGCATGGGCACGATCGCGACCATCGTGGGCCTCCAGGCCCCGGCGCTGCTGCTGCTGGCCTTCCTGCCGGTGCTCGGCATCGCCACCGCCTACGCCCGCCTGAACCGCTCGGAGCCGAACTGCGGCAACGGCTACGTCTGGGTCGGCAGGGCTCTCGGCCCCTGGCCCGGCTTCCTGACCGGCTGGGTCACCCTGGTCGGCTCGGTCATCTTCTGCGCCTACACCAGCGCGATCATGGGCTCGGTCGTCCTGGCCTTCGCCAACAAGGCCGGACTGCACAGCCTCGGTGGCATCGCCCTCGACCCGACGTCCACCGGTGTCACCACGGCCGTCGGGCTGGTGATCCTCCTCGGCCTCACCGCCCTGGCCGTCACCGGCGTGCGATCGGCCACCCGCTTCCAGTTCGCCCTGCTGATCTTCGAGTACGCCGTGCTGCTGGCCTTCTGCGGCTGGGCCCTGGTCACCGGGGACCACGCCGTCTCGCTGTCCTGGTTCAACCCCTTCGAGATCTCCAGCGGCACCACCTTCGCCCAGGGCATGGTGCTCGCGGTCTTCTTCTTCTGGGGCTGGGACGCGGCCTTCAGCGTCAACGAGGAGACGAAGAGCCCGGGCGACGCGGCCCGCGGCGGCCTCATCGCCCTCTTCGCCATGCTCGGTCTGTTCCTCTTCGCCTCGGTCGCCTTCCAGCGGGAGATGAGCCTGGCCGAACTCGTCAGGAACGGCCCCCAGGCCCTCCCGTACCTCGGCGAGAAACTGGCCGCCGAACCCTGGGCCACCCTGCCCCTGGTCGCACTGATGTTCTCCGCCGTCGCCTCCGTGCAGGCCACCCTGATCCCCACGGCACGCGGCCTGTTCGCCATGAGCCGTGACCGCACGATGGGACCGGTGTGGACCCGGATCCACCCGCGCCACGGCACCCCCGCCGCCGGCACCGTCCTCGTGATGTCCATCGCCGGAGTGATCGCCCTGCTCGCCGTCGCGATCCCCAAGCTGAGCGACATGCTGCTGGCCGCCGTCAACGCCATCGGTCTGATCGTCGCCCTCTACTACGGCCTCACCGCGCTGGCCTGCGCCGTGCGCTTCCGCTCCGCGCGGCACGAAGGAGCACGGGAGGCGCTGCTCGCCATCGGCGTGCCCGCCGTGTCCGGACTGATCCTGCTCGGCCTCGGCGGCTACCTCGGATACTCGTACCTGACCATGAGCGACCACTTCGAACTCAGCCCGGACAACGGCTGGTTCATGTTCTCGCTGCCCGCCGTGATCGTCCTCGCCGGGCTCGGCATGGCAGCCGTGGCCAAGTACGTGAGGCACTCGCCGTACTTCAGCACGGGACGCGGCACCGACGCCGAGTCCCTGACCCTGCCGATGGACCGTACGGCGGTCTGA
- a CDS encoding amidohydrolase has translation MSHTADLVLTGGPVHTVDPARSRATAVAVRDGRIAAVGHDEVRELIGPRTEVVDLAGKLLLPGFQDAHVHPQGAGLELGLCHLADTVDPAEYLRRIKAYADQHPDAEWITGGGWSLEAFPGGAPTAVALDAIVPDRPVFLPNRDHHGAWVNSRALERAGIDSRTPDPVDGRIERDADGNPTGMLQEGAVHLVGRLVPDPTPQQQLAALLRAQAVLHSYGVTAWQDAIVGAYANMTDPAPTYHAALDRGLLTARVVGALWWDRERGAEQIPELVARREELNRGRFRATTVKVMQDGIAENHTAAMLDPYLTGCGCSSDNSGISFVEPGELRKYVTELDASGFQVHFHALGDRAVREALDAVESARAANGWRDTRHHLAHLQVVHPHDIPRFRALGASANLQMLWAAHEPQMDELTLPFLGAERGTRQYPFGDLLRAGATLAAGSDWPVSSPDPLQAIHVAVNRIAPGAPEGTPQFLPEQRLDLGTALAAYTAGSAHVNHLDDIAGSITVGKSADLVVLDRDPFAGPPEEIAATRVLETFVDGQRVHAARDA, from the coding sequence ATGTCACACACTGCGGACCTCGTTCTCACCGGCGGTCCCGTGCACACCGTCGATCCCGCCCGCAGCCGCGCCACCGCCGTGGCCGTGCGCGACGGGCGGATCGCCGCCGTCGGCCACGACGAGGTGCGCGAGCTGATCGGCCCGCGCACCGAAGTCGTCGACCTGGCCGGGAAGTTGCTGCTCCCCGGCTTCCAGGACGCCCACGTCCACCCGCAGGGCGCGGGTCTCGAACTCGGCCTGTGCCATCTCGCCGACACCGTCGACCCGGCCGAGTACCTGCGCAGGATCAAGGCGTACGCCGACCAGCACCCGGACGCCGAGTGGATCACCGGCGGCGGCTGGTCCCTGGAGGCGTTCCCGGGCGGTGCTCCCACCGCTGTGGCCCTCGACGCGATCGTGCCGGACCGACCGGTCTTCCTGCCCAACCGCGACCACCACGGCGCCTGGGTCAACAGCAGGGCGCTGGAGCGCGCGGGCATCGACTCCCGTACCCCGGACCCGGTCGACGGCCGGATCGAACGCGACGCCGACGGCAACCCCACCGGCATGCTCCAGGAGGGCGCGGTCCACCTCGTGGGAAGGCTGGTTCCGGATCCGACGCCGCAGCAGCAACTCGCGGCCCTGCTGCGGGCCCAGGCCGTGCTGCACTCGTACGGCGTCACCGCCTGGCAGGACGCCATCGTCGGCGCGTACGCCAACATGACCGACCCGGCGCCCACCTATCACGCGGCCCTCGACCGGGGCCTGCTCACCGCCCGCGTGGTCGGCGCCCTGTGGTGGGACCGTGAGCGGGGGGCCGAGCAGATTCCCGAACTCGTCGCCCGACGCGAGGAGTTGAACCGCGGCCGGTTCCGTGCCACCACGGTGAAGGTCATGCAGGACGGCATCGCGGAGAACCACACCGCCGCGATGCTCGACCCGTATCTGACCGGCTGCGGCTGCTCCTCGGACAACAGCGGCATCAGCTTCGTCGAGCCGGGCGAGCTGAGGAAGTACGTCACCGAACTCGACGCGTCCGGCTTCCAGGTCCACTTCCACGCCCTCGGCGACCGCGCGGTGCGTGAGGCCCTCGATGCCGTGGAGTCCGCCCGCGCGGCCAACGGGTGGCGCGACACACGGCACCACCTCGCACATCTGCAGGTCGTGCACCCGCACGACATCCCCCGGTTCCGCGCCCTGGGCGCGAGCGCCAACCTCCAGATGCTGTGGGCCGCCCACGAACCGCAGATGGACGAACTGACCCTGCCCTTCCTCGGCGCGGAACGCGGCACACGGCAGTATCCGTTCGGTGATCTGCTACGCGCAGGCGCGACCCTGGCCGCGGGCAGCGACTGGCCGGTCAGCAGCCCCGACCCCCTCCAGGCCATTCATGTCGCCGTCAACCGGATCGCCCCCGGCGCCCCCGAGGGCACCCCGCAGTTCCTTCCGGAGCAGCGCCTCGATCTGGGCACCGCCCTCGCCGCGTACACGGCGGGCAGCGCCCATGTGAACCACCTCGACGACATCGCCGGCAGCATCACCGTGGGCAAGTCGGCCGATCTCGTCGTCCTCGACCGCGATCCGTTCGCGGGGCCGCCCGAGGAGATCGCCGCCACCCGAGTCCTGGAGACCTTCGTCGACGGGCAACGCGTTCACGCGGCGCGGGACGCCTGA
- the vanX gene encoding D-Ala-D-Ala dipeptidase VanX, with product MKDDFVFVDEFVPGIRWDAKYATWDNFTGKPVDGYLANRIVGTRTMCATLERAQEKAESLGFGLLLWDGYRPQRAVDCFLRWSQQPEDGRTKPRHYPNIDRAEMFDMGYVAVKSGHSRGSTVDLTLYHLATGELVPMGGGHDLMDSISHHGARGITPDEATNRHRLRSLMDACGFSSYACEWWHYTLKDEPYPDTYFDFPVG from the coding sequence ATGAAGGATGATTTCGTCTTCGTCGACGAATTCGTACCCGGAATACGCTGGGATGCGAAGTACGCCACCTGGGACAACTTCACCGGCAAACCGGTGGACGGCTACCTGGCAAATCGAATAGTCGGCACGAGGACCATGTGTGCGACCCTGGAAAGGGCGCAGGAAAAGGCCGAGTCCCTCGGTTTCGGTCTGCTCCTGTGGGACGGTTACCGCCCGCAACGCGCCGTGGACTGCTTTCTGCGCTGGTCACAGCAGCCGGAGGACGGCCGGACAAAGCCACGGCACTATCCGAACATCGACAGAGCCGAGATGTTCGACATGGGGTACGTGGCCGTCAAATCCGGCCACAGCCGGGGAAGTACCGTTGACTTGACGCTGTATCACCTGGCGACCGGCGAACTCGTCCCCATGGGCGGTGGCCATGATCTGATGGATTCCATCTCGCATCATGGGGCAAGAGGGATCACGCCGGACGAAGCGACAAACCGTCACCGGCTGCGCTCCCTCATGGACGCCTGCGGTTTCAGCTCGTACGCCTGCGAGTGGTGGCACTACACACTGAAGGACGAGCCCTATCCGGACACCTATTTCGACTTTCCCGTCGGATAG
- the vanA-Sc gene encoding D-alanine--(R)-lactate ligase VanA-Sc encodes MAKLKVGIIFGGRSEEHSVSVKSAQEVARNLDPEKYEPFYVGITKSGAWQLCYGPDPQWENGGCRSVALSPDRSVHGLLILEQGRYETIRLDVVFPVLHGRLGEDGAIQGLLEISGIPYVGCDVRSSALCMDKSLAYLVARNAGIATPKFWTVTADESVDPDQLVYPVFVKPARSGSSFGVSKVSRKEELLSAVESAGRYDSKVLIEEAVVGSEIGCAVLGDDLDLVVGEVDRIALSHGFFRIHQESEPESGSENSTPIVPADIPAESRSLVQESAKAVYRALGCRGLSRVDMFLKEDGEVILNEVNTLPGMTSYSRYPRMMAAAGLPLAEVIDRVVSLALAGKSG; translated from the coding sequence ATGGCTAAGTTGAAGGTCGGAATCATATTCGGGGGTCGCTCCGAAGAGCACAGTGTCTCCGTCAAGTCGGCGCAGGAGGTCGCACGGAACCTCGATCCCGAGAAGTATGAACCGTTCTATGTCGGGATCACGAAGAGCGGCGCTTGGCAGCTCTGTTACGGCCCTGACCCGCAGTGGGAGAACGGCGGGTGCCGTTCCGTCGCCCTGTCACCGGACAGAAGCGTGCACGGACTGCTCATTCTGGAGCAGGGGCGATACGAAACGATCCGCTTGGACGTCGTGTTTCCCGTGCTGCACGGCAGGCTCGGTGAGGACGGTGCGATACAGGGCCTGCTGGAAATCTCCGGCATCCCCTACGTGGGCTGCGATGTCCGAAGCTCCGCCCTGTGCATGGACAAATCCCTTGCCTACCTCGTCGCCAGAAACGCGGGTATCGCCACGCCGAAATTCTGGACCGTCACGGCGGACGAGAGCGTTGACCCCGACCAGCTTGTCTATCCTGTTTTCGTGAAGCCGGCCCGTTCAGGGTCGTCCTTCGGCGTCAGCAAGGTATCCCGAAAAGAGGAGCTGCTGAGCGCTGTCGAAAGCGCAGGACGGTACGATTCGAAGGTCCTGATCGAAGAGGCTGTCGTCGGCAGCGAGATCGGATGCGCCGTCCTGGGGGACGATCTGGATCTGGTCGTGGGCGAGGTGGACCGGATCGCTCTCTCGCACGGCTTCTTCAGAATCCATCAGGAGTCAGAGCCTGAAAGCGGCTCCGAAAACTCGACACCGATCGTTCCCGCCGATATTCCGGCAGAGTCGCGATCACTTGTTCAGGAGAGCGCAAAAGCCGTGTACCGCGCCTTGGGGTGCAGGGGGCTCTCTCGGGTGGACATGTTCCTCAAGGAGGATGGCGAAGTGATCCTCAACGAGGTCAACACCCTGCCCGGTATGACCTCGTACAGCCGTTATCCCAGAATGATGGCCGCCGCGGGGTTGCCGCTCGCCGAAGTGATCGACCGGGTGGTGTCGCTGGCATTGGCGGGGAAAAGCGGATGA
- the vanH gene encoding D-lactate dehydrogenase VanH, whose translation MTYSEPATGITIYGCGQDEALLFREMAPRFGVVPIITEDAISEANVSLAFGNQCISVGHKTRITPPTLLALGQAGVTYISTRSIGCNHIDVHYAASIGISVENVTYSPDSVADYTLMLMLMAIRNAKSTVLRANEHDYRLNDVRGKELRDLTVGVVGTGRIGTAVVDRLRGFGCRTLAHDRRPKTAADHVPLDELLQLSDIVTLHAPLTPDTYHLLDQQRIERLKHGAFVINTGRGPLLDTEALVLALESGRLGGAALDVIEGEEGIFYADCRNKPLESKLLLRLQNLPNVLISPHTAYYTDHALRDTVETSITNCLKFENRSQHG comes from the coding sequence ATGACCTACAGCGAACCGGCAACGGGGATCACCATCTATGGATGCGGCCAGGACGAGGCTCTTTTGTTCCGCGAGATGGCGCCCCGTTTCGGTGTCGTACCGATCATCACGGAGGACGCGATATCCGAAGCCAATGTTTCACTGGCCTTCGGAAACCAGTGCATCAGCGTAGGCCATAAAACCCGGATCACCCCTCCCACTCTTCTTGCACTCGGGCAAGCCGGCGTGACGTACATCTCCACACGGAGTATCGGCTGCAACCACATCGACGTGCACTACGCGGCCAGCATCGGCATTTCAGTCGAAAACGTCACCTATTCGCCCGACAGCGTCGCTGACTACACGCTCATGCTGATGCTGATGGCGATACGGAACGCGAAATCAACTGTCCTCCGCGCGAACGAGCACGATTACCGGTTGAACGATGTGCGCGGAAAGGAACTGCGCGACCTCACCGTCGGGGTTGTCGGAACAGGACGCATCGGCACAGCAGTCGTGGACAGGCTGCGGGGTTTCGGCTGTCGAACACTGGCGCACGACAGACGCCCGAAGACTGCTGCCGACCATGTTCCTCTCGATGAGTTGCTGCAGCTGAGTGACATCGTCACGCTCCATGCTCCGCTCACCCCGGACACGTACCACCTCCTCGATCAACAGCGTATAGAGCGGCTGAAGCACGGGGCGTTCGTCATCAATACCGGACGCGGCCCACTGCTCGACACCGAGGCCCTGGTACTCGCACTGGAAAGCGGCCGGTTGGGCGGTGCGGCGTTGGATGTCATCGAAGGAGAGGAAGGCATATTCTACGCCGACTGCAGAAACAAGCCCCTCGAAAGCAAGCTGCTGCTGCGTCTGCAAAACCTTCCGAATGTACTCATCAGTCCGCACACCGCCTACTACACGGATCACGCCCTGCGTGACACGGTCGAAACCTCGATCACCAACTGCCTGAAATTCGAGAACAGGAGTCAGCATGGCTAA
- a CDS encoding UDP-N-acetylmuramoyl-tripeptide--D-alanyl-D-alanine ligase, giving the protein MIPLGVSEIAAVVGGRVEGDGSVTVTAPAVLDGRQAEPGGLFVAFAGEHADGHDYVGQAGRTGAVAVLGSRPTSLPTVVVDDARAALQALAAHVVARLRDGLTVVGLTGSQGKTGTKDLLAALLSSTSPTTATIGSLNNELGVPLTMLRADAATRFLVLEMGARHIGDIAALTGLVAPDIAVVLNVGQAHLGEFGSRAAIARTKGELIQGLAPGGTAVLNADDPRVAAMRSLTDGPVVTFGRAEHADLRVTDLTLDRLGRPSFTLRTADASAPVALPLVGTHQALNASAAAAAGLAAGVPLDVATAALATASLSPWRLELRDLAGGASLLNDSYNANPDSTRAALDALAAIEGGRRIAVLGEMLELGDDSAAQHRAVGEYAASRAEVVVVVGESARSIADGAGERAVVLADNAAAVDWLRGHIAAGDVVLVKASRGARLDEVAAALA; this is encoded by the coding sequence GTGATCCCGCTCGGCGTCAGCGAGATAGCCGCGGTCGTCGGCGGCAGGGTCGAGGGCGACGGCTCCGTGACGGTGACCGCGCCGGCCGTGCTCGATGGCAGACAGGCCGAGCCGGGCGGCCTCTTCGTCGCCTTCGCCGGCGAACATGCCGACGGTCACGACTACGTCGGCCAAGCCGGCCGGACAGGCGCGGTGGCCGTGCTCGGCTCCCGGCCCACGTCGCTGCCCACCGTCGTCGTCGACGACGCCCGAGCCGCGCTGCAGGCACTCGCCGCCCACGTCGTGGCCCGGCTGCGCGACGGGCTGACCGTTGTCGGACTGACCGGCTCCCAGGGCAAGACCGGCACCAAGGACCTGCTGGCGGCCCTGCTTTCGAGCACCTCGCCGACGACCGCCACGATCGGCTCGCTCAACAACGAGCTCGGCGTGCCGCTCACCATGCTGCGCGCCGACGCGGCCACCAGGTTCCTCGTCCTCGAGATGGGAGCCCGCCACATCGGAGACATCGCCGCGCTCACGGGCCTGGTCGCACCCGACATCGCCGTCGTTCTCAACGTCGGCCAGGCCCACCTCGGCGAGTTCGGGTCCCGCGCGGCCATCGCCCGGACCAAGGGCGAGCTGATCCAGGGGCTGGCACCGGGCGGCACCGCCGTCCTCAACGCAGACGACCCCCGGGTGGCGGCGATGCGCTCGCTCACGGACGGCCCGGTAGTCACCTTCGGCCGGGCGGAGCACGCCGACCTGCGCGTGACCGACCTGACGCTGGACCGGCTCGGCCGGCCGTCCTTCACGCTGCGGACCGCCGACGCCTCGGCACCCGTCGCGCTGCCACTCGTGGGCACCCACCAGGCGCTCAACGCGTCGGCTGCCGCGGCCGCGGGGCTGGCGGCCGGCGTACCCCTCGACGTGGCCACGGCGGCACTGGCGACCGCCTCGCTGTCACCGTGGCGCCTGGAACTGCGCGACCTCGCCGGTGGCGCAAGCCTGCTCAACGACTCCTACAACGCCAACCCCGACTCGACCCGCGCAGCACTGGACGCGCTGGCGGCGATCGAGGGCGGGCGCCGCATCGCCGTTCTCGGCGAGATGCTCGAACTCGGCGACGACAGTGCGGCCCAGCACCGCGCCGTCGGGGAGTACGCCGCCTCCCGGGCCGAAGTGGTCGTCGTGGTCGGCGAGTCCGCCCGGTCGATCGCCGACGGCGCGGGGGAGCGGGCGGTGGTGCTGGCCGACAACGCCGCGGCGGTCGACTGGCTGCGCGGTCACATCGCCGCCGGCGATGTGGTCCTCGTCAAGGCCTCCCGCGGAGCGCGCCTCGACGAGGTCGCCGCCGCGCTCGCGTAG